Genomic window (Juglans microcarpa x Juglans regia isolate MS1-56 chromosome 2S, Jm3101_v1.0, whole genome shotgun sequence):
ggatatattaatattatatatatatatatatatatatatatatatatgagggaACTAGAAATTAGAGATCAATTTCATTAATGTAcaagctgcatgcatgctgaTCCAAACATTTATAATACTCAAGTACTACTCATGACATTATAATGGCATAATGCACCCGGCCaggatatataattaatatatgtaattaatatatatatatatatttatatgatcatgatcagcgGCCTACACGACCAGAATATTCTTGATTGTGCatgatatttaattaattggctAGGTTGATTATTTCTGATCAACTAAGGGAAATGCCATTAATACTCCAGTCAGCTCGATCGTCTTGATGACAACATAGCATACCATATTATACAGTGACATATATATAAGACCCTGGCCTATTCCCTACTGATCCCTAGTCTCCAATTCATTTCTCAACAGTCACGGACAAAAGAATGGAATAATTAACCTTGCATATTATTcccttctcctcctctctcttgGCTATCCTCACATGAGGGCTGATTATTATTCCATGGAGAAGAATAATACAAACCAGAACTTTGACCATAAGAACCAGCTCCATGACCCATCCTTCTTCCAAACTGGGATGTTGGTGCAGGCATATTCTCGTTGCAGGCATACCGCATCAAGTCTGCATTTGTGGCCTCCAACTCCTTCTGGAGCCGAAGGACATGCCTTTGGAGGACTGAGATGGCACCAACACAGCCATAGACCGGGTCTTTTATCCTTGCCTCGGCTTCATAGGCCAGAGAGTTGACTGCATCCTCTCTTTGATGGGGAAGGACTTCATTGAGGAGCTTACTCACATTGCTTGCGCCAAATATCTTGTGAACATTTGCAAATTTTTGTGGCTCTTCAGGCGGAAAATATGGTGCAAAAATGCAATCTGGCATGCATTTTCTCCTCAAAAACTTGCAGGCAGCACACGGAGAGTTGGAGTAGCTAGAGGAGGCCATATTAAAATATCTTCACTGcctggaaaaaaaaacaaaaaagatctAAAAATCACCCATCTCATTCATTAACTAGCagtttatatatagagagagagatctgcAGAATGGACTGGAATTTGGAGGTCACAATTATAATGTCCCTTTAAGGAACATTATTTATGTTCTCTTTTTTAACTAAGGTAATTAAGAATTAATGCTGCTGCCTTCGTTGAACTggacaaaaattttatttttcaattaaactTGGTAATTTCTGGGACAGTGGAACTAGGGTTAGTACCAAAAGCAGTCTTTCTTGAATATGAGAGTTACTTTCTGTGAATAATGCTGCATCTTTTGAtcaatctccaccaccacccaacaccccccccccccccccccccccccccccccccccccccccccccccctcacaaataataaaaagaaggaATATGACACATGAAGATAGGGATGATTTACTGTGTTAAGATTCTCCTGGATTTGGTCAACAGTTCCTAAATTCAACTGATATACTTGTCCTTTGAAAAACTCTCTCTGCCCCCTTTCCCACAGCCAACCTCCACAAATTCAGCTTCCTGAACTTCATTGAAATTACCTACACTGACCACCTAACATGTTGATATATCCTTGTCTCTCTagatctcttttcttttctctcttttactaGTCATTAGATCAGCATGGGATCTCACTAATGTAATTTTAACCTCTTTCCTGCGATTCTATGAAGGTAAACCACTGGAATTCTACCCTGGGTTGATCATCAACTggaataaacttataaaaatttaagaaacatatatttcattcgaaaagaaaggaaagttaTTAggtataagaaaagaaattctATATCAAAAAGGCTGCACCCGGTACTTACCCTTTTATCTATGTCGAGTTTTCTCGAGTCGGAAATAATCTCATTACCTTTCACCCCCGGCGCCGTAGGCTCCTTCAAGATCTATTCTGATGAGATTCCCAAGGAAAAAGAAGCTGCAGCCATATAGACAAGAGTTGGAGAACTCCTTGAGTTTTCTATTGAGTGTGAGTTCAGAAAAGACAAATGAAACCCTAGTTGCAGGTCAGATAAAGAGAGTGACTCGCAAATACAGTGATAAAATGAAGACGGAGATCAGAAAGGGAGGCAAAGAGCAATTTCAGTAAGAAGGAACGAGAGGCAAAAGACAAGGGAAATAAATGGGGGGCACAACCCTAGTATAAGAAAAGAAGGATGACTATGTCACTGCCTTTATAATAATGTCAAACACTGTTCAATCGACAGCATATGTTCAAACTTGCCCCCGTCGCAAGTTTTTACTCCTGTTCTCACATATTTCAAAGATCATGGATCAAATGCAATATATTTTGACATGTTTATGGGACCCTACAATATCGAAGAAAAAACATTATCTTTTCACTCCATGAGGCTGCTAGCATCTATATGggaaatttttgtttgatgaGACACCTAGGAGAATCTCTTGTGTGATCATCAAAACGCCTgtaacatgatcatatatatcctTATTAATTTCTTTACCAAATTGGACATAAATGTTCAAAAATGTGGCATAAGCTTGGCCTCTAAGTGTAGTTGTGGTTGGGAAGCTGTAGAGTCTGATTTACATGTTTTTAATGATTGTGATCTTGCTATATCTGTATTCATGGCATCAATTCTCACAGATTTTTGGTGTCTTAGATCTTTTAACTTTGGGTTAGAGAGATAAATTGCTAACTTGAGGGTCGGTTTTCCATGTGACAAATCAGATTTATATAATTGCTCAATTAGTTTCCtgtttaattctttgaaaatTGTGGGTAGTAATTAGAAACTCAACCAAATATGAAGGTATAATCAAGCCTACATCTtgtattatttggaaaattgtGAAATGGTTGCATGAATTAAATCTGATGATTAAATCATCAAGGGGCATAAAAAGATTGGATGAtggttctattttaaatttcttgagAATTCCATTGTTGAAGACTAAACtaaaaaattttagtttaattcGAAGGTTGAATTCTCCTACTGGTAGAATAAAACTTAATATCGCCTCAAAAGGCAATCCTGGGCTTGTTGGCTATTGTGGTATTATTCGAGatcattgtaaaaaatttatacatggATTCTTCATTCATTTGGGAGTTGGTACAAATGTTTTTACAGTTAAAACTGGTCTTTCTTTGTGTTACCAGCTTAGTTTTTATGATGTAATTGTTGAGTCTAATGCATTGCTGGTAGTTAATTGGTTCAAAAATAGGT
Coding sequences:
- the LOC121253627 gene encoding LOB domain-containing protein 25-like: MASSSYSNSPCAACKFLRRKCMPDCIFAPYFPPEEPQKFANVHKIFGASNVSKLLNEVLPHQREDAVNSLAYEAEARIKDPVYGCVGAISVLQRHVLRLQKELEATNADLMRYACNENMPAPTSQFGRRMGHGAGSYGQSSGLYYSSPWNNNQPSCEDSQERGGEGNNMQG